A stretch of Gossypium hirsutum isolate 1008001.06 chromosome A06, Gossypium_hirsutum_v2.1, whole genome shotgun sequence DNA encodes these proteins:
- the LOC107962854 gene encoding RHOMBOID-like protein 12, mitochondrial isoform X2 — protein sequence MLDLTENPKLVSLDNFKSGRLHTLITSAFSHIDIEHIVSNMIRLYFFGYNIGRIFGPEYLLRLFLAGAMGGSVFYLVHHAFLAKPLMLIVLDKQDIYALLKQIAASI from the exons ATGTTGGACTTGACGGAAAATCCCAAGTTG GTTTCATTGGACAATTTTAAAAGTGGACGCTTACATACACTGATCACTTCAGCTTTTAGTCATATTGATATTGAGCACATTGTGTCTAACATGATTAGACTTTATTTTTTTGGATATAAT ATTGGAAGAATCTTTGGACCTGAATATTTGCTGAGGTTGTTTCTAGCTGGGGCAATGGGTGGTTCAGTGTTTTACTTGGTGCACCATGCATTTTTGGCTAAG CCATTGATGCTTATCGTTCTTGACAAACAAGACATCTATGCCCTCTTGAAACAGAT TGCCGCCAGCATTTAG
- the LOC107962854 gene encoding RHOMBOID-like protein 12, mitochondrial isoform X1 — MLDLTENPKLVSLDNFKSGRLHTLITSAFSHIDIEHIVSNMIRLYFFGYNIGRIFGPEYLLRLFLAGAMGGSVFYLVHHAFLAKPLMLIVLDKQDIYALLKQMLSSSFLSPILNI; from the exons ATGTTGGACTTGACGGAAAATCCCAAGTTG GTTTCATTGGACAATTTTAAAAGTGGACGCTTACATACACTGATCACTTCAGCTTTTAGTCATATTGATATTGAGCACATTGTGTCTAACATGATTAGACTTTATTTTTTTGGATATAAT ATTGGAAGAATCTTTGGACCTGAATATTTGCTGAGGTTGTTTCTAGCTGGGGCAATGGGTGGTTCAGTGTTTTACTTGGTGCACCATGCATTTTTGGCTAAG CCATTGATGCTTATCGTTCTTGACAAACAAGACATCTATGCCCTCTTGAAACAGATGTTATCATCCAGCTTTCTGAGTCCAATTCTTAATATATGA